Part of the Paenibacillus aurantius genome, CGATGCGGCTTACCCCATCATCCATGCCGAGAAAGGCTATTACGTCATCCGGCTGTCCGTGGAGCACCCGTCCAGTCCGGTGACGCTTACCGGGGGAACGGCTCCCAACGTGGTGCCCGACCGCTGCCGAGCCGATATCGACCGTATCGCCCTGGGGGAGAAGTCTTTGGAGCCTCTCCTTCAACAAGCGGCAGCTTCCGGAAGGATCGAATGCTCACCCGAAGAGAACCGAATCCGGCTGACAGCGGCAGGCAAGAGCGGCCACGGCTCGTACCCGCCGTCTGGAATCAACGCCGTCTCGATCCTCGTTGAACTGCTGCAGGGGCTTCCGTTCGTCGGCGGGCCGATGAACCTGATCCGTTTTGTGGGAGAGAAGATCGGCCGGGAGGCGTTCGGCGAATCCTTGGGGCTCGCGGTCAGCGATCCGGTACACGGCCGGCTTACCATCAACCTGGGACAGATGGAGGTAAGGGATAAGGAAAGCATGGCCCTGCTTAATTTGAGATACCCGGTTACGGAGAATGGACCGTCCCTTATCGACTCGTTACGCGAAGCGGCATGGGAATATGGGATCCGCGTAGAGGTGTTACAGCATCTGGAGCCGCTGTATGTTCCGCCGGATCATCCGTTGATCCGCAAGCTTTCCCGGGCGTATGAGGCGGTGACGGGCGAGAAGGCCGAGCTGCTTTCCATCGGCGGGGGGACCTATGCCCGTAAGCTGCAAAACCGCGGAGTTGCCTTCGGACCCGGCTTCCGGGGAACGGACACGAAAGCGCATCAGCCCGACGAGTTTGTACCGATCGATGATTTGATGCGGCATGCCGTCATTTGCACGCAGGCCATCTTCGAAATGCTGGATGAGGAGGAGGGATAGCATGACTCTACAGCGTGCCGCGTTTTCCCGCCCCGAGCGTTACCGGGTGAGTGTAGAGGAATACAAGTTCTACCACCGGAACGGTTATCTCATCGTCCGGTCACTGATCGCTCCCGAGGATATCGTGCGTCTTCGCGAGTGGGCGGACGATATCCTATACGGCCGGGTAGAGGTGCCCGGGCTGCCCCCGGTCGGGCCTCACACCCCGGTGGACCAGCTCGTGAAACGCTTTACCCGTATCCATATGCTACACCGCTCTCATCCCACGGCTGAATGGGGACTTCTCTACCCGATGGTGCTGGATGTCGTGGAGGCGCTGGTCGGTCCCGACGTATTGGCGCTTCAGTCGATGAATTTCTTTAATCCGCCGGGCCAAGGGGGCCAGGGCTGGCACCAGGATGCCTATTACATACCGACTTACCCGGAAACGCTGATCGGGGCCTGGTTCGCCCTGGAACGGGCGGATGAAGAGAACGGCTGCCTGTGGGTTGCGCCCGGCTCGCACTGCGAGCCGATCTATCCTCCCGTTCAGCAGAACTTGCCATCGGTTCATTCGCTCGAAGCCTTCCGGAATCTCGATCCCATTGAGAATGTGAGTCATCTGGACGATGAGATCAATACGCTGTCCCTCCGGGCTGCCCTCTATCCCGAGAAGATTCCGGTCCTGCTGGAGGCAGGCGACGTTCTGTTCTTTCACAGCCACCTGCTGCACCGGTCGTATCCGAACCGGTCCGCCACAAGGTTTAGACGTTCCTATGTTTGCCATTATTGCAATGCCAGATCGTGGGTTCCCTGGAATCATGGGGCGCCCTTCAAAGGACC contains:
- the pepV gene encoding dipeptidase PepV — encoded protein: MIGEKVLVYREDILHHVRELIRIRSVLSEPKEGMPYGEGVHAALTYVLQLAEQLGFRTAQVDGHAGHAEYGEGEKLAAVLVHVDTVAEGDGWSVDPFQALLRDGRIYGRGASDNKAAAIAALFCLKAVQDSGLLPKKRIRIIFGTNEENGMTDLDHYFAKEPLPDYGFTPDAAYPIIHAEKGYYVIRLSVEHPSSPVTLTGGTAPNVVPDRCRADIDRIALGEKSLEPLLQQAAASGRIECSPEENRIRLTAAGKSGHGSYPPSGINAVSILVELLQGLPFVGGPMNLIRFVGEKIGREAFGESLGLAVSDPVHGRLTINLGQMEVRDKESMALLNLRYPVTENGPSLIDSLREAAWEYGIRVEVLQHLEPLYVPPDHPLIRKLSRAYEAVTGEKAELLSIGGGTYARKLQNRGVAFGPGFRGTDTKAHQPDEFVPIDDLMRHAVICTQAIFEMLDEEEG
- a CDS encoding phytanoyl-CoA dioxygenase family protein, which encodes MTLQRAAFSRPERYRVSVEEYKFYHRNGYLIVRSLIAPEDIVRLREWADDILYGRVEVPGLPPVGPHTPVDQLVKRFTRIHMLHRSHPTAEWGLLYPMVLDVVEALVGPDVLALQSMNFFNPPGQGGQGWHQDAYYIPTYPETLIGAWFALERADEENGCLWVAPGSHCEPIYPPVQQNLPSVHSLEAFRNLDPIENVSHLDDEINTLSLRAALYPEKIPVLLEAGDVLFFHSHLLHRSYPNRSATRFRRSYVCHYCNARSWVPWNHGAPFKGPAANSLHILARGETHLPYARPAYGTVVETVSPKQAGTGKAMPGRMMGTGDGMMADQPHRRMEEDREKDGNREEGEMGS